The following are encoded in a window of Acropora muricata isolate sample 2 chromosome 6, ASM3666990v1, whole genome shotgun sequence genomic DNA:
- the LOC136921113 gene encoding uncharacterized protein, with protein GNVLTGHCNCLAGLGGVCSHVGAILFAVEAGVRMLKSKTCTSVPCQWLMPSGIGNVSYAELQEIDFTSSNTKKRKLDEKISGLTSQAHPTQAKPRTDYGPSTKQISKFYERLHASGTKPAILSLVSPYNKDYVPKKPALDGLYSEQLSSMSFTELLIKADEVFKEMSCSKEQAVNVEESTREERNSKVWTKMRAGRITSSNFHQICHTNPGKPSLSLIKQICYGSNFHSAATDWGIRQEKRALDEYRKVMERFHQNFTLKPTGLWISPHHAHIGATPDAIACCDCHGTWCVEVKCLYSVRDQLLSEAVGGSKHNLCLEQSPDGGLHLKKLHPYHTQVQVQVQLHVTGFRFAHFVVWTEKGMHIETIVRDDGFFNTHLSRANEVYKVAILPELLAKWYTQPKESSSDAKSASKLFCCCRVKDDESLVLVCSSSLCVFRKFHLKCCGLRRRPSLNRAWFCTDCRKQNILHSTQSEVPQS; from the exons GGAAATGTCCTTACGGGTCATTGCAACTGTTTGGCAGGACTCGGAGGGGTTTGCTCTCATGTTGGTGCTATACTCTTTGCAGTTGAGGCTGGAGTGAGAATGCTCAAATCCAAAACCTGTACCTCAGTACCTTGCCAGTGGCTTATGCCCTCAGGTATTGGCAATGTGTCATATGCTGAACTACAGGAAATAGATTTTACCTCTTCCAACACAAAGAAGAGAAAGCTAGATGAGAAAATATCTGGACTGACTTCTCAGGCCCATCCAACTCAAGCTAAACCCAGGACTGACTATGGTCCATCCACAAAGCAGATCAGTAAGTTTTATGAACGTTTGCATGCTTCAGGAACAAAGCCTGCCATATTGTCCCTTGTCTCTCCATACAACAAAGATTATGTTCCTAAGAAACCTGCCCTGGATGGACTGTACTCTGAACAATTGAGTAGCATGAGTTTTACTGAGTTGCTGATCAAGGCTGATGAGGTCTTCAAAGAGATGTCTTGCAGTAAGGAACAAGCCGTTAATGTTGAAGAATCCACCCGAGAAGAAAGAAATTCTAAAGTTTGGACAAAAATGAGAGCAGGAAGAATCACTTCCAGCAATTTCCACCAAATTTGCCATACAAACCCTGGCAAGCCATCACTCAGTCTGATCAAGCAGATCTGTTATGGCTCCAATTTTCACTCTGCTGCCACAGACTGGGGGATTCGACAAGAAAAAAGGGCTCTGGATGAATATAGGAAG GTCATGGAAAGATTCCatcaaaattttacattaaagcCAACTGGGTTGTGGATTTCTCCACACCATGCACACATTGGAGCAACACCAGATGCTATTGCTTGCTGTGACTGCCATGGCACTTGGTGTGTGGAAGTCAAGTGTCTTTACTCAGTGCGTGACCAATTACTATCTGAGGCTGTTGGTGGGAGCAAGCACAACCTTTGCCTGGAGCAGTCCCCTGATGGAGGTCTCCATCTGAAGAAGTTACACCCATACCACACCCAGGTGCAGGTGCAGGTGCAGCTGCATGTCACAGGATTTCGTTTTGCGCACTTTGTTGTATGGACAGAAAAGGGCATGCACATAGAGACAATTGTGCGTGATGATGGATTCTTTAACACACATTTATCAAGGGCAAATGAGGTGTACAAGGTTGCTATTCTGCCTGAATTATTAGCTAAGTGGTATACACAACCAAAAGAAAGCAGTTCTGATGCCAAATCAGCTTCCAAACTATTCTGCTGTTGTAGAGTAAAGGACGATGAATCTTTAGTGTTAGTTTGTAGTAGTTCTTTGTGTGTTTTCAGGAAATTTCACTTGAAGTGTTGTGGACTTCGTAGGCGACCATCGCTTAACAGAGCCTGGTTTTGCACAGACTGTAGAAAACAGAACATCCTTCACTCTACTCAAAGTGAGGTGCCACAGTCTTGA